From Halotia branconii CENA392, the proteins below share one genomic window:
- a CDS encoding YqeG family HAD IIIA-type phosphatase, whose protein sequence is MTWNKLLQPNLILSGSILNLTPEIIQQYNLKGLVLDVDETLVPMRVGVASPELQQWVKQIRTHAMLYLVSNNLSEVRIGGIARSLNLPYYLGAAKPSRRKIRAALNSMNLPVQQVGMVGDRLFTDILVGNRLGMFTILVEPIVHADAVLRSHPIRNFEVWFSEILGASINPKKN, encoded by the coding sequence ATGACTTGGAACAAGCTCTTGCAACCTAACTTGATTTTGTCAGGTTCAATATTGAATCTGACACCAGAAATTATCCAACAATATAATCTCAAGGGGCTAGTCTTAGATGTAGATGAAACTTTAGTACCGATGAGAGTAGGAGTAGCATCACCAGAGCTACAACAGTGGGTAAAGCAAATTCGTACTCATGCTATGCTGTATTTAGTTAGCAATAACCTTAGTGAAGTACGAATTGGTGGAATTGCTCGCTCTCTTAATTTGCCCTATTATCTAGGTGCAGCCAAGCCTTCACGACGCAAAATAAGAGCTGCATTAAATTCTATGAATTTACCAGTGCAGCAAGTAGGGATGGTAGGCGATCGCCTATTTACCGATATCTTAGTAGGTAATCGTCTAGGCATGTTTACCATTTTGGTTGAACCTATCGTTCATGCCGATGCTGTCTTGCGATCTCACCCAATCAGGAACTTTGAAGTTTGGTTTTCTGAAATCTTAGGAGCCTCTATTAATCCCAAAAAAAATTAA
- a CDS encoding Npun_F5749 family FMN-dependent PPOX-type flavoprotein, giving the protein MPLAPWRSAIARALHHNRSLAYARYLQLATVRANGRPANRTVVFRGFLENTNQLKFVTDARSEKTDQIKQQPWAEICWYFPNTREQFRITGCLILVGSDSSRPILQQAMINSWQELSDASRLQFAWPHPGESRVNQPTAFEPPPPDPSQPLSTFCLLLLDPVQVDHLELRGEPQNRRVYCLDENQQWSNQEINP; this is encoded by the coding sequence ATGCCTCTTGCCCCTTGGCGAAGCGCGATCGCCCGTGCCCTCCATCACAACCGCAGCCTAGCTTATGCTCGTTACTTACAACTAGCAACAGTACGGGCAAATGGTCGCCCTGCAAATCGTACTGTAGTCTTTCGCGGCTTTTTGGAAAATACCAATCAACTAAAATTTGTTACTGATGCCCGTAGCGAAAAAACTGACCAAATAAAGCAACAACCTTGGGCAGAGATTTGCTGGTATTTTCCCAATACACGAGAGCAATTCCGCATCACTGGTTGCTTAATTTTGGTAGGAAGTGACAGCTCTCGGCCTATCTTACAGCAAGCTATGATCAACAGTTGGCAAGAACTAAGTGATGCAAGTCGTTTACAATTTGCTTGGCCTCATCCTGGAGAATCAAGAGTTAATCAACCAACAGCCTTTGAGCCACCGCCACCAGATCCTAGCCAACCATTGTCAACTTTTTGTTTACTACTACTCGATCCTGTGCAGGTAGATCATTTAGAGTTACGTGGAGAGCCTCAAAACCGCCGAGTTTACTGTCTTGATGAAAACCAACAGTGGTCTAATCAAGAAATTAATCCGTGA
- a CDS encoding S8 family peptidase gives MPINDTSSKLLAHNGLNSISTSSGDTFRIQDDHNLSLNTRSSFYQQNDATATATSAGNYNSTTGYGLVNAGAAVAKSAGKNPFADVPNVGGNNWGADLINAPEAWANGYTGQGVVVAVIDTGVDYNHEDLKNNIWTNTKEIAGNGIDDDGNGYVDDIYGWNFDSNNNNISDDNGHGTHVSGTIAGENNGYGVTGIAYNAKIMPIKALNESGSGSYSAIANGIYYAVDNGANVINLSLGGSYYSNALKSAVEYASSKGVTVVMAAGNDGDSSPDYPARYANKSGIAVGAVDQNNKIADFSNRAGENQLAYVTAPGVKIYSSLPGNQYGAYSGTSMAAPHVAGVVALMLSANRSLTDAQIRQIITETAGNDPQAATSSLNANSIVNQAIAQMPSNNLSSSTYSFNTNSLSDRNTENSSFHAISTLDNKGVLINSDIQSQFRYYDSTLSIKDNNSINEDDNQDNQNNNNADFGKMLNQLQRRLDEYRRFFNSL, from the coding sequence ATGCCCATTAATGATACTAGTAGCAAATTACTTGCTCATAACGGGCTAAATTCTATTTCTACTTCCTCAGGAGATACTTTTCGTATCCAAGATGACCATAACTTGAGCCTCAACACTCGTAGTAGCTTTTACCAACAGAATGATGCTACTGCTACTGCTACAAGCGCTGGAAACTATAACTCTACTACAGGTTATGGTTTAGTAAATGCAGGGGCGGCGGTGGCTAAATCTGCTGGTAAAAATCCCTTTGCGGATGTTCCTAACGTAGGTGGTAATAATTGGGGAGCAGACTTAATTAACGCCCCAGAAGCTTGGGCAAATGGATATACAGGTCAAGGTGTTGTTGTTGCGGTTATAGATACTGGGGTTGACTACAACCATGAGGATTTAAAAAATAATATTTGGACTAATACTAAAGAAATTGCTGGCAATGGTATCGATGATGACGGCAATGGCTATGTTGATGATATTTACGGTTGGAATTTCGACAGTAATAACAACAACATTTCAGATGACAACGGTCATGGCACTCATGTTTCTGGGACGATCGCTGGGGAAAATAATGGCTATGGTGTAACTGGTATTGCTTATAATGCCAAAATTATGCCAATTAAAGCTTTAAATGAATCTGGTTCAGGTTCTTATAGCGCGATTGCTAACGGCATTTATTATGCTGTTGACAATGGCGCTAATGTAATTAACCTCAGTTTGGGTGGAAGTTATTATAGTAATGCTCTTAAGTCAGCAGTAGAGTACGCTAGCAGCAAAGGAGTAACTGTGGTGATGGCAGCAGGTAATGACGGCGACTCATCACCAGACTATCCTGCTCGCTATGCCAATAAATCGGGAATTGCCGTTGGTGCAGTAGATCAAAATAACAAAATTGCTGATTTCTCTAACCGAGCTGGGGAAAATCAACTTGCTTATGTTACAGCTCCAGGTGTGAAAATTTATTCTTCATTACCGGGTAATCAGTATGGTGCGTATAGCGGTACATCGATGGCAGCCCCTCATGTTGCTGGTGTAGTTGCCTTGATGCTGAGTGCTAACCGCAGTTTAACTGATGCCCAAATACGTCAGATTATTACAGAAACGGCAGGAAATGATCCACAGGCGGCAACTTCTAGCTTGAACGCCAATTCTATAGTCAATCAAGCGATCGCACAGATGCCAAGTAATAATTTATCATCTAGCACTTATAGTTTTAATACTAATTCTCTAAGCGATCGCAATACTGAAAATTCTAGTTTTCATGCCATTTCTACACTAGATAACAAAGGTGTACTTATAAATTCAGATATTCAGTCGCAATTTCGATATTACGATAGCACTTTAAGCATTAAAGACAACAATAGTATAAATGAAGACGACAATCAGGATAATCAAAATAACAATAATGCTGACTTTGGCAAAATGCTGAATCAACTCCAAAGACGGCTAGATGAGTATCGAAGATTTTTTAATAGTTTATGA